ATTTGAGTGAGAGTCAGGAAATAGgccatttaatgtattttattcatccGTTTGCCCGTGAGCGTGATAGAGCAATTGAATTGTCCCCGTTTTTACACTTTCAAACTGAACTAATTTCCCTCTATAGTTTAGACTCGGAGAAAGCTTTCTCTCAAAGAGGAACCGTGACCCATGCGCAAATGCAAATGACCTGGTCCAGACTGTGCACATTTTTAAGCGCTTACATGGAGGTTAGGTTAATACATTTTGCTGGAACCACACCAAAAGACATGCACGAGATGTAAAAACCGCATTATTCACGTGAGCAGAGCTGTTTGTGCGCGTGAGCGAGTTTTTCACTCATTCATCAGAACAAGTGATTCGACACACAGCTTAAGCttaaatgtagcctatatgGCAGATGAGGAGTAGGTAGCGCGTGAGAATACTTGAACCCCAACAAGGGAAAACGGGTGATACTAAAAGGATTTAAGAAAGGCACTTAAGCATTTTTTGAAACATATTCGACAGCTGATGCAAAGATAGTCCAGTCCTCCAAAATGAATGATCTATGGTGTTAGAGTGTAGGCATCTACTGTAGGAGTGTTTTAACACCAGTTTATCCAATTATGAAATTAGATGTACACCACTTCCATGAGATTAATTTAGAAGTTTAAGATTtatgtgaggggaaaaaatcgTTCTGAGTTAAGAAGGTAGATTCATGTCTGTCttgataatgttaatgttaaataaCTGGTAtctgtttaatttgtttaatgtgaTATACACAACATCCATACATAGCATTCATGCAAACATTTCATCTacatattaaattagaaatagGCTATTGTAGCTAACCAGATGGAAATGATTGTAACACTTTCCTTTTCATTATATGGACACAAATGGAAAGAATGTTGATCTTCTGTGTGCttccaatttttatttgattgtattttttattaattattgcatatatatttTAGGATGATGGAGAAGCAAATGGCAGGGAGAAAGAGATGGAAAGGAACTAAGACATGACTTGAACCCAGGACCCCACAAGCACAACAGCCCTTTATATGTCAGAGCAGCACACTGCCCTCTGTGCATAATAATCAATGGCAATGTTTTCATTTGGTGTTACCATTCACCACACTCTCTGAGGTTCTCCAGCTTACCACACTGTCAGAACCCTCTAGAGAACATTTAGGCAACTTTTAGAAGCTATCTCTTACACCCcattagtatttttttgtaactCTTGCAGGAATCTTGCAATTTCCTCTCCCTTTAGAGATACCTATAGGTTCTTCAGGGTAATGATTTTGCGATCCCTAAATGGTATAtatcttttaattttacacaGCATCATATTTGATGTTAATTTACACAATTTAGGGATGTGTAAGCTTTCTAAACTATTTTACATGAGAAAAGTATGGGGATGTTataaatattcacatttatattatatattacattaagtGTTTACAAAATACTGAGTTATAGATGTTTAAACATAACTGTTCTTACCCAACACAGATTCATAAATGAGGCCATAATATGAATGCATCTTTTCTGTAGCTGCAcaaatttgccaaaaataaattctaccattcttaacaaaaaaaaaaaaaaaaaagagctaaaTATTAAGTGAATAAATTGTATTGACAGTCATCTAGAGGGAAAGTTCAGCTCGAGTTATTCTTAAATTCTGCTCTCTCATCCTTTGTTGAAGCGCGTtcaggagagggagagagaggggggagaGAAAGACCCTAAAGGGCGGAGTTATCCACTTCCTTTCTCCCCTTCATTTAATTGGGATCTGTAGTGGCTCTGTGTTGAATGGTCAGTCGCAGAGAGAAGGGGGCAGCCCTTGATTTAGGAGAAGCGTTTTGTCTGAAGCCGTGGCTGTAAAGGGGGCTTTGCTATTTTGGGTTAGTCAGTCAAAAAGTGTCTGCAGACAGCGGGGGACACATACGCGCGCGCACAGGCTCTCCAGACGGAGGTTGCGCTTCCAGTCTCTTGATACGCGCAACAGATTTCTCCTTAGTGACAGAGGGATATGCGCTTTTGCTTTTAATGTCATTGCTTGTTTTAAGATCTTGCGCTCTGTTGATCTTTCAAGACCTATTTTTGACGTCGGAATCTTTTGAGAAGACGTTTTTCTTTCGGATTTGGAGATGTTTTTGAGACCATAACAACGCATGTAAAGGATTGAGACAGCTCAACAAAGGAAGCGACAATCATTTTGAGAGTTTATTTCAGTGCCTGTCGGAACCCAACATGGATACCAGCAAGGGCACAGTGTTCTGTGCCACTTTACTCAAACTTGCTGTGCTCGTGACATTGGCACGGTACGTCTCGGCTAAAACTCTGAAATACCAAGTTTACGAAGAGCAGAAGGTGGGTACAGTGATCGCCAGACTTCGAGAAGATGTCGCTGATGTTTTGTCCAAACTTCCGAGCACGATTCCGTTACGCTTTAGAGCCATGCAGCGCGGCAGCGAGTCTCTTCTCTCCGTGCGCGATCAGGATGGAGAGATCAGCATCAGGACCAAAATTGACCGCGAGAAACTGTGTGAGAAGAATCTCAACTGCACTATCGAATTTGACGTCCTCACCCTTCCCACGGAACACCTACAGCTGTTTCACATCGAAGTGGAAATTTTGGACATTAACGACAATGCGCCACAGTTCGCGCGCCCCGTCATTCCCATAGAGATCTCCGAAACCGCCGCCGTGGGGACGCGCATTCCCCTTGACAGCGCCACCGATCCAGACGTCGGAGAGAACTCACTGAACACATACTCTCTGACCCCGTCTGACTTCTTTATGATTGATATTCTAACCAGAACCGATGGCGCCAAGTACGCGGAGCTCGTTGTGCTTAAAGAGCTGGATAGAGAGGTGAGAGCAAGCTATGAACTCCAGCTCACTGCCTCAGACAGGGGCGTTCCCCCAAAATTTGGAACAACGCTCCTGAAAATCAGCATAGCCGACTCAAACGACAACAATCCGGTGTTTGAGAAGCCATCTTATGTGATCAACTTGCTTGAAAATTCCCCTTTAGGCAGTTTGCTTATTGATCTGAATGCCACTGATCCAGATGAAGGGACCAATGGTAAAATTGTTTATTCTTTTAGCAGTCATGTGTCACCTAAAATTCTAGAGACTTTTAAGATTAATTCTGATAATGGTCATTTGACACTAATGAGGAAAGTTGACTTTGAAAGCACAAATTCGTATGACATAGATGTTCAAGCTCAAGACATGGGCCCCAACTCAATGCCAGCACACTGTAAAGTCATAATAAAAGTGGTGGATGTGAATGACAACAAACCTGACATTAGTATAAATTTGATGTCCACTGGGAACGAGGAGATAGCTTATATATCAGAGATGGCTCCTGTAGATACATTTGTGGCTCTGGTGAGGGTAGATGACCTGGACTCTGGGTTGAATGGAGAGGTGGAGTGCCGTCTCCATGGCCAGGGTCATTTCAAACTGCAAAAGACATATGAGAAGAACTTCATGATCCTTACCAATGTCACTCTTGACAGAGAGAAGAGGTCTGAGTACAGCTTGACTGTTATAGCTGAAGACAAAGGCTCTCCAAGTCTATCAACCATCAAACACTTTACTGTGCAGGTCCAGGATGAGAATGACAATGCGCCAAAGTTTGAGAAGAGCAGGTATGAGATTTCCATGGCGGAGAACAACTCACCAGGAGCTTATCTGTCATCTGTGAGGGCCTCAGATCCAGACCTGGGCCCGAATGGTCAAGTGAGCTACTCTATACTTGAAAGTACAGTCCATGGGAGCTCCATCTCCACGTATGTAACTATTGACCCCTCTAATGGAGACATTTATGCACTACGTACTTTTGATCGTGAAGACGTGAGTCAGATCTCGTTCTTAGTCCAGGCCCGGGATTCTGGAAGTCTTCCTCTGCGTAGTAATGTGACCGTTGTGTTGACTGTCTTGGATGAGAACGACAACAGACCAGTCATCATGATGCCTCAGCTGTGGAACCACACGGCTGATGTTCCAGTATCTAAATACGCAGAGATCGGTGATGTTGTAACAGTAGTTCGCGCAATAGACCGTGATTCTGGCACCAACGGTGACCTGTCATGTTCTGTAGTAGGGGGCAACGAGGCAGGTTACTTTGCCATGGATGCTAAAACATGTGAAATTCGGACCAACGTCAGCATGCAGGACGTCCCACAGGATCACGTGGAGCTGACCGTACTCGTGCAGGACCATGGTGCTCAACCCCTCAGCACCAGAGCCCTGCTGAGACTTTCACTTTATGAAAACATTGAGAACCACATGAATCCCCATCTGACAGGTGGAGGAGCCGGAGATGGCCCTCTAGACGTGTCCATGATCATCATCATCTCCCTTGGGGCGATCTGCGCCATTCTGCTTCTCATCATGGTAGCCTTTGCCCTTCGCTGCTCACGTGAAAAGAAGGACACTCGCTCATACAACTGCAGGGTGGCTGAGTCTACTTACCAACAGCACCCTAAAAAACCCTCACGGCAGATCCATAAAGGTGACATCACCCTGGTGCCCACCATCAACGGGACCCTCCCAATCCGTGCACACCATCGCTCACCAACCTCCTCGCCTGGACCTGAAAGGGCCCACATGGGCAGCCGGCAAAGCCAACACAGCCGCCAATCACTGAACAGCTTGGTCACTATTTCCTCCAATCACATCCCTGAGAACTTCGCCCTGGAAATGACACATGCCACGCCCCCTGTGGAGGTAAAAGCAAAACTTTCATATTCAAACAGTGTAATTGATGCTAATCTTCATAAAGAGCTTGTGAATTCTCTGTCCATGTTTATACTCATCTTTTCATTCACCAATGTCAACATAACATTCACGTCATCACGTGTGTTTTTCTCGCACTAACagttttcatttgttcattcgtgtgcgtgcgtgtgtgaaCGAGTGTCGTGTTccatcagtatttatttttatttatgtcatCTGTTTTTGCTATAGCAAGTCTCACAGCTCCTCTCAATACTCCATCAGGGTCAGTATCAGCCGCGGCCCAGCTTCAGAGGGAACAAATACTCTCGCAGCTACAGGTAaacttacaaacaaacaaatactacGCTCCCAGCTCCAACTCCATATTTGGGCATGATGTGCTCTAAATAGTATGGTAGTAGATGGGTAGTGATACTCAACCTGTTGTGTGCTGCTGGTTCAATCGGATTGGATGATAGGTATTCTAAAATGTTTGTGCTAGAATAGGACAGAACTTCCCTGTTGCCGTGGTCACCCACGTTCGCAGATCCTGATTGGACTGCTCCTCACATGAGGTCATAGCTTGCTTtctgtgctttttttctttcctctcaTCTGCGTTTTGTTCTTGGATCATGTCATTTTACTCCGTGCATATTGTTGAAACCATTGTTCCATACAATGATGCATTTCAATGTCAATTTGgtgatttaaaaacatactaGCTTTAGATAGTTGCACTTTTTTGTCCTGCACGCCTCTGCTGATgtgaatcaaaatatttatgagACATTTTGggtgtgaaataaatgcatggTGCCAAAGAGACATCACTGAACAGCTCTGTTTATATGAcggttaaataaagtatacaTCGTATGTGCAAGTTAAATTGATGGGTGGGGCATGTGCTTGCCTGCTTTGCATATGCATGTTCATAGACTGCATGCAATTCATAGAGATGCATTTGGGAAACTTGAAGTTTAATGCAATCAAACATACAATGCCACTCTTAATGTGTCATATTGTATGCTTGATTTCTCTGACAAATCACTTTTAAATGGAGGCTTTTTGTAGTTTGGTGGTTGATGTAACTTGAAtgttgtatattgttttatatattttatactgtatactCTATAGCATCATGATCAACCTGCaactgtgtttgtgtgaatgtgtgtgcagGTACGCCCTCCAGGACATGGATAAGTTCAGTCTAAAAGATAGTGGGCGTGGCGACAGTGATGCGGGCGACAGCGACTGCGAGATGGGCCGTGATTCGCCCATCGACCGGTTGCTAGGCGACGGCTTCGGAGACCTCTTCCACAGCGATGGACACCACCGTCTCCACCCAGGTGAGAAATTAAGTCCAATTGGTCTCTCATGCGGTTTCTCACCTTTTTATCACCCTGAATTATGACATTCATCAGCTTGATTATATAGAGCACATTGCGTTTATGAAGGTGTTTAACACCCTGTCTACAGTGACTTACTTTTATTACGTTGTGAACAGGTGCTGGTGTAAATTAAATGACCTGCACTATATTTTATACGCAATATGGATGTGAAAATTAAGGAAAAAGCCTTTAAATGATCTGGCTCTTGGTTGAAATCATGTTATTTTTGTAACCACTACCTTTTGCAGTGTCAATCTGTTTTATCAGTAGCTTAAGACAGTGtatgtgcatgtgcatgtgtggAGGCGTGGACTGGAGTGTTATTTCCCTGTATTCATTCTCTTCTCTGAGTGACAGCCCTATGCTTTCAAAATCTGAACTGAGGAAAATTCACCGTAATTGCTTTCACAATGCAGTTAAACCCCCCCTTCCGCATGCACACACTCTCTTTTCTCTCCCCAGAGGGCCGCTATTTCAGCCCTGCTCTTCCTCTTTCATAGAGAGAAAGAAGCAACCTGTGTGCATCGATTAGAGTTTCACCCTTTCCTCACCAAAGCGGTTTATTGTAATTTTCGCTCAGTTGCCTTTCCTCCATCCCAATTCCAGTTTGTCCTCTCCATTTTTATTCCCTCGCTGCTTTGTCTCTAATATTCAAATTCAGTCATATCTGATTCGTATAAGGCGGCGTTGCCAAAGTAATGAATAATAATCCAGCTTAACAAAGGATGTCAGCCTTCACGAGAGAAACTGGAATGGAAGAATGACAAACTCTCAATCTCCTCAGCTTCTCAAGCTCCCTCCCCAACTCACCCACCCACCTCTGAAATCCTTTCTCTAACTTCCTAACCTTATCATCCCTCTTCGTTTTCCCATTCTTTTTCATCCCTTTGTTTTCCTCACTTTCCTTTCTGCCATTTTTCACATGCCCAGAGAAAATTTCATTGCTCAGAAGTTGCTCTTTCATAGCTCAGGAGATTTATGGTTCATTTAAGTACAGTATCAAATTTGTCTCAGAGGTTTCTCTTAAAATGTTTAGTAATAAAAGTAGATTCAATTTAGACAGTGGATGAGAAGTACAGTAGATAATGTAGTCTCGGAAGAagtaaatgagaaatgttggatttaatattgaaatctcTTGATTAACAGAAAATGTAGAGCATTGTAAAGATCTCCTCAGAAATGCTACACTAAAGGTTCTATATTCATGGTTCCATGAGGAACCTTTAACATTCACGAAGCCCCTTCAATGCACacaaggttctttatagtggaaaagggTTCTTCTGATTATGAAAATGATCTTCATATTAAGAGAAAGGTTCTGTGAAAAGCCCCTATTAGAACCTTTAATCTCACACATGTGAGATTTCTGGAGTgattttctcagaaaaaaaaagaaaaaggcaaaaacataAGACTccattttctttccatttaatCTTTTGTCTGTCCAGgagaaatattacaaaacagtttaaaaatgaTAGTTCTGATGTTTAAAATTCAAGTTTGATTGATTTTGCTCTTCATTACTCCTAAACCTCACTGACtcaatgtctgtctgtctttctctctgcaGTCATGAAATTGTGTACGGAGGAGTGCCGTGTGTTGGGTCACTCTGACCAGTGCTGGATGCCATCTCAGGCGTCTTCGGATTACCGTGTGAACATGTACATCCCTGGAGAAGAGAGCAGGCCTCAGGTCCTCGAGGAGGACCAACAGTCAGTCGACTCAGCTAAGAAGAGCTTTTCTACCTTCGGAAAGGACAATGAGGACGAATGCAGCGGTTCGCTGCTGTCAGAAATGAACAACGTCTTCCAACGTCTCCTGCCAACTTCTTACTCTGAGGTCAATGAGCTTGAAGGATGCGCTGGCCCTCCCACTTCCTCCATCGGCATGGAGATCAGAAAGGGCTTCCTGCCGGGTAAGGCGTCGTCTACAGGCCCTGCCTACCCTCAGGGCGTTGCTGTATGGGCGGCCAATACTCACTTTCAAAATCCTGGCAGTGCCGTGACGAGCGGACACGGCTCGACCAATCACACAGCATCACAGGCACATTTAAAATGGCTGCCGGCAATGGAGGAGATCCCAGAGAACTACGAAGAGGACGACTTAGAGAGTGTGCTCAGCCAGCGGCAGGGAAAACGCAATGACACGAGACACGAAGTTGTCGACGCTAGTGAACTGGTTGCCGAAATTAACAAATTGCTACAGGACGTACGCCAGAGCTAAACAACAGTCTGTTTAAGAACATTTCCCTGTCTCTTTCTTTTTCGTTCGCTCTATTTTCATAGAGTGAACTAATCATTTAAAGGAGGAGAAAGGGAGAGAGTTCAGTGCTGTAGCCTTGATTGAGTCGCATGTGGAAACATTTCGGTTAATATTGTTTACTTGGTATGACTTTTTGGTCTTTTCGTACAAAAGTGAACACAATGTGATTGTAAACaccttttatgttttttttactccgtatttatatatgtgtatatatgtgtttgtACAGAAAGCAATacagatgtttatttttatacagtatttcacTGCATGTACCTAAAATTGAACCAAGATTTGTTTGTATACTTGAAAATGTTTAATGCGTGTTTGAgcatgtgtgagtgtgcgtaAGGATGTTTTAATCGATACAGATTTCACAGTGTATACAACTATTGTTGGTGGTCCAGTTCTCTGTTATCATAATTGTGAACACCGAAATACCCTTATCAGAATGGTTCTCTTTCCATGGTTTATCCATGACTGTGAAAAATTTCTTGGGACCTTATAAggatttttctctttgtcagCAGGCCTTTCTGTTACAATTTTACAATAATGTtgcattaaaaacatacatttggAAAAAGCTTTCTCACTCACtgttttcattcattatttattcatcaaatcTATTGGTCTTAGTTGTAATTATGTTTACCCTCTGGCAAATCCGCATTCATAAGCTTTTATTATGAGAGCATCTTTTACCGTTAGCCTTCAAACTTTTCGAAAATGAAGCAGACAGAATCGATCAACTCTCTACAGAATCTAACCAGTAATTCTTGTAACAAACAGGCATCTGTTTTCATAGACCTCTGCCACTGCTGCTTTCACTAAGAGCTCCCCCTTTTGAGCAGAGCAGGTATTGCAGCCACAAAAAAAATTCATGGCTTGTCCATCAGGATGAGTCCATACAAATCTgattaattactttattaaagaacACGTTTTATCTAGCAAAAACATTCTAATTATATACCTGATGAATCAAGCCTCATTTTGTTGTCTTTGCAAACCCAGGAAGTGTGTAATTCTGCCTTGGTTACCCAGCCATAACTCCTAGTAATTAGCTATAACCCTGAGTAATTAGCTCGTAGAAAGATTATAGCTTTACATAAAACATGCCATGCCCCCCAAATGTTGTTATCAGTGGTGTCTGATTACTtcatacacacatataatatGACACAGGCCACTGAATCTTTCATACAAAGATCAATATATAATACCCTTGCATATGCATGTGGGTCTATGTATGCatgtttataaatgtgtgttcttgtgttttgtgcGTATGTGTGGTTAACACCTGTCGATGTGTATAATTTAACAGCAGGCAGCTGTTCAGGATTAGTAATCTGGAGTGCAGCCAGTCGATGTGATGCACTGTGGAATCATCTACACTGGCCTGACCGCAGCATAGAGCGACCAttatccacacacacactcgctcaacattgattttactttattattctTTGCAGCAAGTGGCGAGCAGGCTCTATTCTCACACAATCACCTCTTTCAGTATGCATGTTAGTGTTATTGTATGGTGTAAACGTTAGGCACTCAGGACTTTGAATACAGAAATCTCACATGGTAGAAGCTGCTTAGACTGTACGACCTTGATCTGGAGTTCTTCTTCCTAATACCTTTGACCATAAACCACGCTTTAAACGTGATGATTGTAAGTGCAGGGCAGTTAACCTCAACATGCTCCCTACAATTAGTAAATTGCTTTGCATAAAAGTGTCGGCAACACTGACGATAACTAATCATCAGGAAAGAATACTGCAGCCAGTGAGCACCACCCTATTCATTTAGGCTAAGATGGGTTCCTGTGTGCAGCAGGGGTGTTAATTCACCTCAGGGTCAGTTTAATTTGCTTCCTCTCTGCTGAGCATCACCTGTGGTGTGAGGTTCCTGTTGTCCTGCTGAGTAACTCTGTGGTAAAGCTGATGACAGAACTTGACTGGACTGGACTGGATTTCAGAAAGATTatgttacactgaagactggagtatagcctaatggctgttgaaaattcagctttgccaataCAGGAGTAAAATCATATTTAACATGTGACATTACATATcttgttatttaaaaaagtaatcttaATGCGTAACATGCATTTCTTATAATGTGTCACGTCCAATACTCAAATTGCATATATTGGGAAATGAAGTGGGCCCAACACTGAGCCATGAAGCACCCCAAGTTCAATGGTTTgctttatgccatgagaccaggtagttGTCAAAGGCAATAGCCAGGTCTAGAAATTCCAACAGTAGAGCAAAAGGAGCATACTcttgatttattattaacttCCTACCATTTTGGTTTCTTTGCAGTCTCATCACAcagaaattattaaattattttttattcagtcaaTGTGAATGATTTTGTCTCTAAAAAGATGTCCAGACAGCTGCCGTATACCACAGCCAATACTTTCACACTTTTGCTTAATTAAATCAACAAGTAAATTCTGCAGTCATGTCACGCTCTTATTAATTAACACTTCAAGTGTGGGGAATACAAATTTATAGGGTGcgagtgtgtatttgtgtttatgtttgtggGTGGTGGGTATCTGTGTTCTGTTAACACCCTTTGGTTTCTTGTATTCACACAATAGAGAAGATGTGGGGAAATGGTGAAGCATGTTGCATCTCAGTTGTTCTTCTGAAAAGAACTTAGTGTAATGTTACACAacatttaaagtattatttGAAACTTTCATGCAAAATTTTGATATCAATACAACACCAAACATGAGTGCAGTATCCGTGTTCAAACCGACTGACAATACAATTATCACagatttaaattgtatttatttttattaatttaaactaaaattgaaataaaaactggtaataaataaataaataaagtgaaattacttttttttttttttttaaacaagggtCAGTCTTTCCGATAATGTTCTCTGGCTTCTAAATGGGGCTATACTGATAACATAGCAGTTTTGTTTCAATGTATCAATACATTATACACTTAAGGTGTATATTTTGTAACCCGATCACCTTTGTTCTGCCCATCCGACTTTGCACAGTTGTTCAAGTCAGACATAAAAGGTAGCGTTTTCAGTGTATGTTGCCtgtgtatttgttatttatcaTAAGTCGTTAACTCTTCATTAGGTGACCATATGTTATTTacagctattttatttttttaggctATTTACAAGTATGCCTATTATTTGGAACTGTTCAAATGATAAAATTTATCAAATTGAAAAGATAGAGCTGAATTATAGAATTATAGAACACatcaatatatattatatcaatataatttttttataagttATGTATCATATCCCATATACTATGCactattcttcaaaatatcaaatgaaaaaaaatattatttttacaactgattattttgaacaaACTGTCAACATCCTCTCAGATTTAATAATGTCAAAGATGCTGCATCTCAGTAAATTCCACAAGCATCCATTAGCACACATTAATGTGGCCCTACAACTACCTTACACAGGTAGCATATACATTATTCATGTACATTACTGCAGGTAGAATTGTTGCTTGATAATATCACATTGGTCTGTGAGAAACTGTGACCTCTCTGCAAGAATCAGTATTCATAACCTAAGACAATTCCACATTTCAGTAAGAAAGACATGAGagagctgaaaaaaaaacagtgacagtaagagagagagagagagagaggggtcaCATGTTGTGAATTTTGAATTGGTGCTATTAATGTTTGGTAATGTGCTTCATGAGCATGCATAAAAGAGATTAACTCCACATTACCGAATCATATTTACTGAAGCACTATTTGCATAATGGAGTGTGTAATGGAATTTTTACGTGCACTATAATTTCATAAACTTCAGAAACGGTAAGTATTTGTGCTTTTCTTCCATTTACAGTCAGATGTCATTGTACTCATACACTGAGAAAGTGCCCACGATCCAATATGATGCAATTGTTTTGCTTTGACAACAATTCAGATTAGATTTTTCACTAAATGATGTGATGCATCATAAAATCTGGACACTGGTCAGGATTGATttcaatttgatttgattatgTTGGTATGATGCATATATATTTTCCAAACAGTGTAGTTCATAAAATTCATAATATATTTGGTGTTATTCTAGCAGTTATAATTTGTAAGTGAGGATTGTTAGTGGGCTTTCTAACGGAATGCCTTGGCAGCAACAACTATGGAATATTTATTCCAGTAGGtctatatatttatgtatcagtGCATTTTACACCCAAATGAAAGCC
The genomic region above belongs to Onychostoma macrolepis isolate SWU-2019 chromosome 01, ASM1243209v1, whole genome shotgun sequence and contains:
- the pcdh18a gene encoding protocadherin-18a isoform X1, which translates into the protein MDTSKGTVFCATLLKLAVLVTLARYVSAKTLKYQVYEEQKVGTVIARLREDVADVLSKLPSTIPLRFRAMQRGSESLLSVRDQDGEISIRTKIDREKLCEKNLNCTIEFDVLTLPTEHLQLFHIEVEILDINDNAPQFARPVIPIEISETAAVGTRIPLDSATDPDVGENSLNTYSLTPSDFFMIDILTRTDGAKYAELVVLKELDREVRASYELQLTASDRGVPPKFGTTLLKISIADSNDNNPVFEKPSYVINLLENSPLGSLLIDLNATDPDEGTNGKIVYSFSSHVSPKILETFKINSDNGHLTLMRKVDFESTNSYDIDVQAQDMGPNSMPAHCKVIIKVVDVNDNKPDISINLMSTGNEEIAYISEMAPVDTFVALVRVDDLDSGLNGEVECRLHGQGHFKLQKTYEKNFMILTNVTLDREKRSEYSLTVIAEDKGSPSLSTIKHFTVQVQDENDNAPKFEKSRYEISMAENNSPGAYLSSVRASDPDLGPNGQVSYSILESTVHGSSISTYVTIDPSNGDIYALRTFDREDVSQISFLVQARDSGSLPLRSNVTVVLTVLDENDNRPVIMMPQLWNHTADVPVSKYAEIGDVVTVVRAIDRDSGTNGDLSCSVVGGNEAGYFAMDAKTCEIRTNVSMQDVPQDHVELTVLVQDHGAQPLSTRALLRLSLYENIENHMNPHLTGGGAGDGPLDVSMIIIISLGAICAILLLIMVAFALRCSREKKDTRSYNCRVAESTYQQHPKKPSRQIHKGDITLVPTINGTLPIRAHHRSPTSSPGPERAHMGSRQSQHSRQSLNSLVTISSNHIPENFALEMTHATPPVEQVSQLLSILHQGQYQPRPSFRGNKYSRSYRYALQDMDKFSLKDSGRGDSDAGDSDCEMGRDSPIDRLLGDGFGDLFHSDGHHRLHPVMKLCTEECRVLGHSDQCWMPSQASSDYRVNMYIPGEESRPQVLEEDQQSVDSAKKSFSTFGKDNEDECSGSLLSEMNNVFQRLLPTSYSEVNELEGCAGPPTSSIGMEIRKGFLPGKASSTGPAYPQGVAVWAANTHFQNPGSAVTSGHGSTNHTASQAHLKWLPAMEEIPENYEEDDLESVLSQRQGKRNDTRHEVVDASELVAEINKLLQDVRQS
- the pcdh18a gene encoding protocadherin-18a isoform X2; this translates as MDTSKGTVFCATLLKLAVLVTLARYVSAKTLKYQVYEEQKVGTVIARLREDVADVLSKLPSTIPLRFRAMQRGSESLLSVRDQDGEISIRTKIDREKLCEKNLNCTIEFDVLTLPTEHLQLFHIEVEILDINDNAPQFARPVIPIEISETAAVGTRIPLDSATDPDVGENSLNTYSLTPSDFFMIDILTRTDGAKYAELVVLKELDREVRASYELQLTASDRGVPPKFGTTLLKISIADSNDNNPVFEKPSYVINLLENSPLGSLLIDLNATDPDEGTNGKIVYSFSSHVSPKILETFKINSDNGHLTLMRKVDFESTNSYDIDVQAQDMGPNSMPAHCKVIIKVVDVNDNKPDISINLMSTGNEEIAYISEMAPVDTFVALVRVDDLDSGLNGEVECRLHGQGHFKLQKTYEKNFMILTNVTLDREKRSEYSLTVIAEDKGSPSLSTIKHFTVQVQDENDNAPKFEKSRYEISMAENNSPGAYLSSVRASDPDLGPNGQVSYSILESTVHGSSISTYVTIDPSNGDIYALRTFDREDVSQISFLVQARDSGSLPLRSNVTVVLTVLDENDNRPVIMMPQLWNHTADVPVSKYAEIGDVVTVVRAIDRDSGTNGDLSCSVVGGNEAGYFAMDAKTCEIRTNVSMQDVPQDHVELTVLVQDHGAQPLSTRALLRLSLYENIENHMNPHLTGGGAGDGPLDVSMIIIISLGAICAILLLIMVAFALRCSREKKDTRSYNCRVAESTYQQHPKKPSRQIHKGDITLVPTINGTLPIRAHHRSPTSSPGPERAHMGSRQSQHSRQSLNSLVTISSNHIPENFALEMTHATPPVEGQYQPRPSFRGNKYSRSYRYALQDMDKFSLKDSGRGDSDAGDSDCEMGRDSPIDRLLGDGFGDLFHSDGHHRLHPVMKLCTEECRVLGHSDQCWMPSQASSDYRVNMYIPGEESRPQVLEEDQQSVDSAKKSFSTFGKDNEDECSGSLLSEMNNVFQRLLPTSYSEVNELEGCAGPPTSSIGMEIRKGFLPGKASSTGPAYPQGVAVWAANTHFQNPGSAVTSGHGSTNHTASQAHLKWLPAMEEIPENYEEDDLESVLSQRQGKRNDTRHEVVDASELVAEINKLLQDVRQS